In the genome of Microbacterium endophyticum, one region contains:
- a CDS encoding YitT family protein translates to MAHSWFEDALGILTGTFSAAFGIYLLQSSGSVTGGTAGLALLVDFATAWPFWLIFGLVNLPFAALALWKKGVSFTVRTVISIALVSLFSAVNHVLVPLGDINPIFCTLAGNLFAGVGLLILFRHRASLGGINIIALLVQEKTGFRAGWTQLAFDVVIIAAALIVVPWPNVLLSAAGAVLLNVVLALNHRPGRYIGH, encoded by the coding sequence ATGGCGCACAGCTGGTTCGAGGATGCTCTCGGCATTCTTACCGGCACGTTCTCGGCAGCATTCGGTATCTACCTGTTGCAGTCGAGTGGGTCGGTTACGGGCGGCACCGCAGGCCTTGCACTGCTCGTCGACTTCGCTACCGCATGGCCGTTCTGGCTCATCTTCGGTCTTGTGAATCTGCCGTTTGCGGCGCTCGCGCTGTGGAAAAAGGGTGTGAGTTTTACGGTTCGTACCGTGATCTCGATCGCGCTGGTATCGCTGTTCTCAGCGGTTAACCACGTGCTCGTGCCTCTCGGTGATATCAACCCGATTTTCTGCACCCTCGCGGGAAACCTGTTCGCGGGAGTCGGGCTCTTGATCCTGTTCCGCCACCGCGCGAGCCTCGGCGGCATCAACATCATTGCCCTTCTCGTGCAGGAGAAGACCGGCTTCCGTGCCGGCTGGACGCAACTGGCCTTCGACGTCGTGATTATCGCCGCCGCGCTCATCGTCGTGCCATGGCCGAATGTGCTGTTGAGCGCCGCGGGCGCAGTGCTGTTGAACGTCGTGCTCGCGCTCAACCATCGCCCCGGTCGATACATCGGGCACTGA
- a CDS encoding LysR substrate-binding domain-containing protein: MANGRKHAAGGRGKLPRKARVGRAPTPARASVKRSAKPTASPAPTPEVIGLFRLGVIPGATPGKWIDAWKERMPRAPLELIALDVAAQRAALDDGRVDAALVRVPISAEGLHLISLYDEVAVVVTSIDSSLTVAEELEISDLAGEVYVVPEDAALRLDIPGVKAPRFAPPTTTEDAVATVAAGVGFLVVPMSIARLYQRKDLASRPLRGAGTSTVALAWPAERTTAAVEAFVGIVRGRTANSSRA, translated from the coding sequence GTGGCGAACGGACGTAAACACGCAGCCGGCGGGCGCGGCAAGCTGCCCCGCAAGGCGCGTGTGGGGCGTGCCCCGACGCCTGCCCGCGCATCGGTAAAACGAAGCGCAAAGCCCACAGCATCGCCCGCCCCGACACCCGAGGTCATCGGTCTTTTTCGCCTCGGTGTGATTCCCGGCGCGACCCCCGGCAAGTGGATCGATGCGTGGAAAGAGCGGATGCCTCGAGCTCCCCTCGAACTCATCGCACTCGATGTCGCGGCGCAGCGTGCCGCGCTCGATGATGGCCGTGTCGACGCCGCGCTCGTGCGCGTGCCCATCTCGGCTGAGGGGCTGCACCTCATCTCTCTCTACGACGAGGTCGCCGTCGTCGTCACATCTATTGATTCGTCGCTTACGGTCGCCGAAGAGCTCGAGATTTCAGACCTTGCCGGCGAAGTGTACGTCGTGCCTGAAGATGCCGCGCTGAGGCTTGATATTCCGGGGGTGAAAGCACCTCGCTTCGCACCGCCGACAACAACCGAAGATGCAGTTGCAACGGTTGCGGCAGGTGTCGGGTTTCTTGTTGTGCCGATGTCGATCGCGCGGCTCTATCAGCGCAAAGACCTTGCATCCCGCCCTCTCCGCGGTGCCGGCACGTCGACGGTCGCACTCGCTTGGCCCGCCGAACGCACCACCGCGGCCGTTGAAGCGTTCGTCGGTATCGTGCGCGGCCGCACCGCGAACTCTTCACGCGCCTAA
- the treZ gene encoding malto-oligosyltrehalose trehalohydrolase, whose translation MQVWAPRAERVRLRMLQHGAAETGAVEDLEMTRGADGWWNAAVHLFEGDEYGFVLGDGDDLRPDPRSMRQPRGVHEASAFVDPASFMWTDVAWTGRQLAGGLIYELHIGTFTPEGTLDAAIGRFDHLIELGVTHIELLPVNGFNGTWNWGYDGVAWYTVHEAYGGPAAYVRFVDAAHNAGLAVIQDVVYNHLGPSGNYLPEFGPYLRDGSRNTWGDSVNLDEAAVRSYIVENTLMWLRDYHVDGLRLDAVHALHDEQPAHILQEIAEASDALSAHIGRPLTLIAESDMNDPKLILPREAGGYGLTAQWSDDWHHAAHVALTGETVGYYEDFAALEALPKVWMQGFFHNGTFSSFRERAHGFPIPESVPAWRLVTFAQDHDQIGNRAAGDRLSQSLSYGRLAVAAVLTMTAPGTPMLFMGEEWGASTPWQFFTSHPEEWLGEAVRKGRTAEFAKMGWDESVVPDPQDPETFERSKLVWDEAAEGDHARLLKLYRSLARLRRDRPELTDPALAHLTAQAGEGAEGSVAGRTFRLGRGDVSVFVNLSDEPVSWRAAKDTSVLLCTDAAVAIVDGRLTLPAVTAAVVG comes from the coding sequence ATGCAGGTATGGGCTCCGCGGGCGGAGCGAGTGCGACTCAGGATGCTGCAGCACGGCGCCGCAGAAACGGGCGCTGTCGAAGACCTCGAGATGACGCGCGGTGCCGACGGCTGGTGGAATGCCGCCGTGCACTTGTTCGAGGGGGACGAATACGGCTTCGTGCTCGGTGACGGCGACGACCTTCGTCCCGACCCCCGGTCGATGCGGCAGCCGCGCGGCGTGCATGAAGCCTCAGCTTTCGTTGACCCCGCTAGCTTCATGTGGACCGACGTCGCGTGGACCGGAAGGCAGCTCGCTGGTGGACTCATTTATGAGCTGCACATCGGGACGTTCACTCCCGAGGGCACTCTCGATGCGGCGATCGGCCGTTTTGACCACCTCATCGAACTCGGCGTCACTCACATCGAACTGCTCCCCGTCAACGGGTTCAACGGCACCTGGAACTGGGGCTATGACGGGGTCGCTTGGTACACGGTGCACGAGGCGTACGGCGGACCCGCCGCTTACGTGCGCTTCGTCGATGCCGCGCACAACGCTGGACTCGCCGTCATCCAAGACGTCGTCTATAACCACCTCGGGCCAAGCGGAAATTACCTGCCTGAGTTCGGGCCGTATCTCCGCGACGGTAGTCGCAACACGTGGGGCGACTCGGTCAACCTCGACGAGGCCGCGGTTCGCTCGTACATCGTCGAGAACACCCTCATGTGGTTGCGCGATTACCACGTCGACGGGTTGCGATTGGATGCCGTACACGCCCTGCACGACGAACAGCCCGCGCATATTCTGCAAGAGATCGCCGAGGCATCCGACGCGCTGAGTGCCCACATCGGGCGCCCGCTGACGCTGATCGCCGAGTCGGACATGAACGACCCGAAGCTCATCCTTCCGCGCGAGGCCGGCGGGTATGGCCTCACTGCACAGTGGAGCGACGACTGGCATCACGCGGCTCACGTAGCACTGACGGGTGAAACCGTGGGCTACTACGAAGACTTCGCAGCGCTCGAGGCGCTGCCGAAAGTGTGGATGCAGGGCTTCTTTCACAACGGAACGTTCTCGTCGTTCCGGGAGCGCGCGCACGGCTTCCCGATTCCGGAGTCAGTGCCAGCCTGGCGCCTTGTCACGTTCGCTCAAGATCACGACCAGATTGGCAATAGGGCAGCGGGCGACCGCCTCTCGCAGTCGCTGTCGTACGGACGCCTAGCGGTGGCAGCAGTTCTCACAATGACAGCGCCCGGAACACCCATGCTCTTCATGGGTGAGGAATGGGGCGCCTCAACACCCTGGCAGTTCTTCACATCGCACCCCGAAGAGTGGCTGGGAGAAGCCGTGCGAAAAGGCCGCACGGCCGAGTTCGCGAAGATGGGCTGGGATGAGTCGGTCGTTCCCGACCCGCAAGATCCCGAAACGTTCGAGCGGTCGAAGCTCGTGTGGGATGAGGCCGCCGAGGGCGACCATGCACGTTTGTTGAAGCTCTATCGAAGCCTGGCGCGGTTGCGTCGAGATCGTCCTGAGCTCACAGATCCTGCGCTCGCGCATTTGACCGCGCAGGCGGGGGAGGGTGCCGAAGGTAGCGTTGCGGGTCGCACGTTCCGGCTCGGTCGAGGCGATGTCTCGGTATTCGTGAATTTGAGCGATGAACCTGTGAGCTGGCGAGCAGCGAAAGACACCTCGGTGCTGCTGTGCACAGACGCGGCCGTTGCGATCGTGGACGGCAGGCTCACGCTGCCCGCCGTGACCGCGGCCGTCGTCGGTTGA
- a CDS encoding glutamine amidotransferase-related protein, which produces MARALLYVCVRPQRDAADGEYESFRIAMGLERSELARHDLVEAPLSSGVFDSYSGFIVGGSPFNVADPESSKPAAQLQVETGLEAIAAEAAAAQTSAMFTCFGIGIVARMLGTPVSRAYPEDTGPTTVTLTAAGEADPLTGTMSPTFTAFTAHKEGAATLPDGAVQLATNDDCPVQAFRVGDRLYATQFHPEPTPQAFTERMTIYRDGGYFDSRDYDAVAARVLAASVTEPPRLLRAFALMCESNDR; this is translated from the coding sequence ATGGCTCGCGCACTCCTCTACGTCTGTGTGCGCCCGCAACGCGATGCGGCAGACGGCGAGTACGAGTCCTTCCGGATTGCAATGGGGCTCGAGCGCTCCGAACTTGCTCGTCACGATCTTGTCGAAGCGCCGCTTTCGTCGGGCGTGTTCGATAGCTACAGCGGGTTCATCGTGGGCGGTAGCCCGTTCAATGTCGCCGACCCCGAATCATCCAAGCCTGCCGCGCAGCTCCAGGTCGAAACAGGCCTCGAGGCAATTGCGGCCGAGGCAGCGGCCGCGCAGACGAGCGCGATGTTCACCTGCTTCGGCATCGGGATCGTGGCCAGGATGCTTGGCACCCCCGTCTCCCGTGCCTACCCCGAAGACACCGGACCGACCACAGTCACCCTCACCGCTGCGGGCGAAGCCGATCCGCTCACCGGCACGATGAGCCCGACATTTACCGCTTTCACTGCGCACAAGGAGGGCGCAGCGACGCTTCCCGACGGAGCGGTTCAACTGGCGACCAACGATGATTGCCCCGTGCAGGCTTTCCGGGTCGGCGACCGCCTGTACGCAACACAGTTCCACCCCGAGCCGACACCGCAGGCGTTCACCGAGCGTATGACGATTTACCGCGACGGCGGCTACTTCGACTCCCGCGACTACGACGCTGTCGCGGCGCGTGTGCTCGCGGCGTCCGTGACCGAGCCGCCCCGGCTCCTCCGCGCGTTCGCGCTGATGTGCGAGAGCAACGACCGTTAA
- a CDS encoding TetR/AcrR family transcriptional regulator: protein MTEANVTPKRGRGRPAHAEPEAIALIALRMFEERGVADVTMDEIAVVAGVSRRTLFRLFPSKASLVWAGATEADARFEVAYNKLDAGEGDVLSRIRAAYSASIAPLHETADITRLRLRLISDNPLVYAWGADLRAMTRSHLANHIAEAFSQPAGSVRVLAFVAAIEGATYAALAWWAHNGENLKLDDVIDEALTTFKSTFLESQHE from the coding sequence GTGACCGAAGCCAACGTGACCCCCAAACGCGGGCGAGGGCGCCCCGCGCACGCGGAGCCTGAAGCGATCGCTCTGATAGCGCTCCGCATGTTCGAAGAGCGCGGAGTCGCGGACGTCACTATGGACGAAATCGCTGTCGTTGCCGGGGTCAGCCGCCGCACACTTTTTCGGCTCTTCCCCTCAAAGGCGTCGCTTGTCTGGGCGGGTGCGACCGAGGCGGATGCGCGCTTCGAGGTTGCCTACAACAAGCTCGATGCGGGCGAGGGCGATGTGCTTTCGCGGATCAGAGCCGCCTACTCAGCGTCGATAGCGCCGCTCCACGAAACCGCCGATATCACCCGGCTTCGTCTGCGCCTGATCAGCGACAACCCTCTGGTGTATGCGTGGGGCGCCGATCTTCGTGCGATGACTCGTTCTCATCTCGCGAACCATATTGCTGAGGCTTTTTCTCAACCTGCAGGCAGTGTTCGAGTGCTGGCGTTCGTCGCGGCGATTGAAGGGGCGACCTACGCTGCGCTCGCATGGTGGGCACACAACGGCGAGAACCTAAAGCTCGACGATGTTATTGACGAAGCGCTCACGACGTTTAAGTCCACCTTTTTAGAGTCCCAACACGAGTAA
- a CDS encoding DUF1304 domain-containing protein, with protein MLAVIATVFAALAALLHVYIFVMESVQWTQPKVFRRFGLPDAETAETTKAMAYNQGFYNLFLAIGAALGLVLFWVGGDSTVADVAGRTLVLFALASMGAASLVLLSTGIRNLRPALTQGTLPIIGFVLFLFA; from the coding sequence ATGCTCGCCGTTATCGCCACTGTTTTCGCTGCGCTCGCAGCACTTCTTCACGTCTACATCTTTGTGATGGAAAGCGTGCAGTGGACTCAGCCGAAGGTGTTTCGCCGCTTCGGTCTTCCTGACGCGGAAACCGCTGAAACTACGAAAGCCATGGCGTACAACCAGGGCTTCTACAATCTGTTCCTCGCGATTGGTGCCGCTCTTGGCCTCGTGCTGTTCTGGGTTGGCGGCGACTCGACAGTTGCCGACGTTGCTGGCAGAACACTCGTGCTCTTCGCGCTGGCGTCGATGGGCGCAGCATCCCTCGTCTTGCTTTCGACGGGTATTCGCAACCTCCGCCCCGCTCTCACGCAGGGAACACTTCCGATTATCGGTTTCGTGCTCTTTCTCTTCGCATAA
- a CDS encoding SDR family NAD(P)-dependent oxidoreductase yields MTSTAITGRFEGKTAVVTGAGSGIGKSIAERLIAEGAIVVATDISAERLDALVTAVASERLRTVSGDVAASETIAAILEAADGVVDALANNAGIMDAFVPTAEITDEQWDRVMSVNLTAPMRLTRAVLPGMIERGHGTIVNTASEAGIRAGASGTAYTASKHAVIGLTKSTAFFYGPKGVRTNAVAPGAVNTNIEAPFNSAWAGERLGPIMGTTVPAPAEPEELAAAITWLLSDDSSNVNGAILMSDGGWSTI; encoded by the coding sequence ATGACTTCTACCGCCATTACAGGCCGCTTTGAAGGAAAAACAGCAGTCGTCACGGGCGCAGGCTCAGGCATCGGCAAATCGATCGCCGAACGCCTCATCGCAGAAGGCGCAATTGTCGTCGCAACCGACATTTCGGCAGAACGCCTCGACGCTCTCGTTACCGCAGTAGCATCCGAGCGACTGCGCACGGTGAGTGGCGATGTCGCCGCCTCCGAAACGATCGCCGCCATCCTGGAAGCCGCCGACGGCGTCGTCGACGCGCTCGCCAACAACGCCGGCATCATGGACGCTTTCGTGCCCACAGCGGAAATTACAGATGAGCAATGGGACCGTGTCATGAGCGTCAACCTGACGGCGCCCATGCGTCTCACGCGCGCCGTCCTTCCCGGCATGATCGAACGCGGCCATGGCACCATCGTCAACACCGCGAGCGAGGCGGGGATTCGAGCCGGAGCATCCGGCACTGCCTACACCGCGTCTAAGCACGCCGTTATTGGCCTCACCAAGAGCACAGCGTTCTTCTACGGACCCAAGGGTGTGCGCACAAACGCCGTCGCTCCCGGAGCGGTCAACACCAACATTGAGGCGCCCTTCAATTCCGCGTGGGCTGGCGAGCGCCTCGGGCCGATCATGGGAACGACAGTTCCCGCTCCAGCCGAGCCCGAGGAACTTGCCGCGGCCATCACCTGGCTATTGAGCGATGACTCAAGCAACGTCAACGGAGCAATTTTGATGTCTGATGGCGGTTGGTCGACAATCTGA
- a CDS encoding tryptophan-rich sensory protein, which translates to MSTTDTSAGRRDIVRQIAVLSATTFMLIAAAVGVGAFGGTAVQDLQGGALDSDGSYLAPASSAFSIWSAIYVLLIAFAVWQALPGQRSRPRQRAIGWWIALTMVLNGFWLLTAQFLTLFMTAVVIVLLLVALALTFRRTVKMPSETWADRLFIDGSTGLHLGWVSLATVANITAWLTQNLPADAEENATFWGITVLVVVAIVGIGIAAASSWRIAPALALTWGLCWLGVGRLTGEPTSFAIGVTAFVVAIIVLVVPVVGTTAKTLRRTA; encoded by the coding sequence ATGAGCACCACCGATACGTCTGCTGGCCGTCGCGATATCGTTCGCCAGATCGCCGTGCTGTCGGCGACGACATTCATGTTGATCGCCGCGGCCGTCGGGGTGGGGGCCTTCGGCGGCACCGCAGTGCAGGATCTGCAGGGCGGGGCCCTCGATTCAGATGGGTCCTATCTTGCCCCCGCTTCTTCGGCATTTTCGATTTGGAGCGCGATCTATGTGCTCCTGATCGCTTTCGCTGTGTGGCAGGCACTTCCGGGCCAGCGCTCACGCCCACGCCAACGCGCCATCGGATGGTGGATTGCGCTCACGATGGTGCTGAATGGCTTTTGGCTGCTGACCGCTCAGTTCTTGACACTTTTCATGACCGCAGTTGTGATTGTGCTGTTGCTCGTCGCGCTCGCGCTCACGTTCCGCCGTACCGTGAAAATGCCGTCTGAGACGTGGGCTGACCGTCTCTTCATTGATGGGTCGACCGGGCTTCACCTTGGATGGGTGTCGCTTGCCACCGTCGCGAACATCACTGCGTGGCTCACGCAGAACCTGCCGGCCGATGCCGAAGAGAATGCGACCTTCTGGGGTATTACCGTGCTCGTTGTCGTCGCGATCGTTGGCATCGGTATCGCTGCCGCGAGCAGCTGGAGGATCGCGCCCGCCCTCGCTCTCACCTGGGGATTGTGCTGGTTGGGTGTGGGGCGACTCACGGGAGAGCCGACGAGCTTCGCCATCGGCGTGACAGCGTTCGTGGTAGCAATCATCGTGCTCGTGGTACCGGTTGTCGGAACCACCGCGAAGACGCTGCGGCGCACGGCTTAA
- a CDS encoding transferase, with product MGKNYVDIENERGETLRYRKHSNGRGLIAHGAKVHASAMIEAGAYIEPGAHVGPGAHIGHGAWVEHDATIGPDVLIAPHAHIASQAAIGAGAKIGVRTYIGERAQVAIGSLIGDDETIHDGEHVATDRRGLRLAA from the coding sequence GTGGGTAAGAACTACGTCGACATTGAGAACGAACGCGGCGAAACGCTGCGTTACCGCAAGCACTCGAACGGCCGCGGCCTCATCGCGCATGGCGCAAAGGTTCACGCGAGCGCCATGATCGAAGCGGGTGCATACATCGAGCCCGGAGCCCACGTCGGCCCCGGCGCGCACATCGGACACGGAGCGTGGGTTGAGCACGACGCCACCATCGGACCCGACGTCTTGATCGCCCCCCACGCACACATCGCGTCGCAGGCGGCCATCGGTGCCGGAGCGAAGATCGGCGTGCGTACCTACATCGGTGAGCGCGCCCAGGTGGCAATTGGTTCGCTCATCGGCGACGACGAGACGATTCATGACGGCGAGCACGTGGCGACCGACCGACGCGGGCTCCGCCTAGCGGCGTAA
- a CDS encoding isopenicillin N synthase family dioxygenase: MTFNVPLVDITPYVRDGSPEDRAEVARQIDAACREVGFIQITGHGIPDEVIAGLTDAVDRFFALGLEEKKTYRTPPAINRGYSPPKSESLSLSLGVESANRMNDFFEAFNIGAGAAEYPHMAELPQPDYAPNVWPDVDGFESQVQTYFGEAARVARAMTRIFSDALGLPADFFANVTDHSLDVMRMNNYALPPGTDVKLDGDLIGMGEHTDYGIVTILWADQVAGLQVLGTDGSWNDVQPADNALLINLGDVTGRWTNEQWMSTLHRVKPPVIDGTIERRRSVAFFHDGNVDATISTLPSCVDAEHPDLYEPVTIGEHIAAKLAGSRAGKKNESAERESARVLASQRY, encoded by the coding sequence ATGACATTCAACGTTCCACTCGTCGACATCACGCCCTACGTGCGCGACGGATCACCCGAAGACCGCGCCGAGGTTGCGCGGCAGATTGATGCCGCGTGCCGCGAGGTGGGCTTCATCCAGATCACAGGTCACGGCATCCCCGATGAGGTCATCGCCGGTCTCACCGATGCCGTCGACAGGTTCTTTGCGTTGGGCCTCGAAGAAAAGAAGACGTACCGCACGCCGCCCGCGATCAATCGCGGCTACAGCCCGCCGAAGTCCGAATCGCTGAGCCTTTCGCTCGGTGTCGAGTCCGCCAACCGCATGAACGACTTCTTCGAAGCGTTCAACATCGGTGCGGGGGCAGCGGAATATCCTCACATGGCCGAGCTTCCTCAGCCCGACTACGCCCCGAATGTGTGGCCGGATGTCGATGGCTTCGAGTCGCAGGTGCAGACGTATTTCGGCGAAGCTGCCCGCGTCGCGCGCGCGATGACGCGCATCTTCTCTGACGCTCTGGGGCTCCCCGCCGACTTCTTCGCGAACGTCACCGACCACTCGCTCGACGTCATGCGAATGAATAACTATGCCCTTCCTCCGGGCACTGACGTGAAACTCGACGGTGACCTCATCGGCATGGGAGAGCACACCGACTACGGCATCGTTACGATCCTGTGGGCCGACCAGGTAGCTGGCCTGCAGGTTCTCGGGACAGATGGTTCCTGGAACGATGTGCAGCCGGCCGACAATGCGCTGCTCATCAACCTCGGAGACGTCACGGGCCGATGGACAAACGAGCAGTGGATGTCGACGCTCCATCGTGTAAAGCCTCCGGTCATTGACGGCACGATCGAGCGACGCCGATCGGTAGCGTTTTTCCATGACGGCAATGTGGATGCCACGATCTCGACGCTGCCCTCGTGTGTCGATGCGGAGCATCCTGACCTCTACGAGCCGGTCACAATCGGAGAGCACATCGCCGCGAAGCTTGCTGGCTCGCGTGCGGGAAAGAAAAACGAATCAGCCGAACGCGAGTCGGCGCGCGTACTTGCAAGTCAGCGCTACTGA
- a CDS encoding Fpg/Nei family DNA glycosylase: MPEGDTVFRAAARLDAALNGQEVTRFDLRVPQLATIDLTGEVVHNVVPRGKHLLMRIGDQTLHSHLKMEGEWHVYPPGEKWRAPAFKARAVVGNAHAVAVGFDLAMIDVVSTRDEGDLVDYLGPDPLRDDWDPAEAARRVVRDARPIHVALLDQRNVAGFGNVYANEILFVRGVLPETPATKTDAAAIIDVGARMIRANRGRAVRTFTGDSRRGQNTWVYGRENRSCRRCGTRILTGELGADAMKNRNVFWCPRCQT; this comes from the coding sequence GTGCCTGAGGGTGACACGGTATTTCGAGCCGCGGCCAGACTGGATGCCGCGCTCAACGGCCAAGAAGTGACGCGCTTCGACCTCCGCGTACCGCAGCTCGCGACGATCGATCTGACGGGCGAGGTCGTGCACAATGTCGTGCCGCGGGGCAAACATCTCTTGATGCGCATTGGCGACCAGACTTTGCACTCGCATCTCAAGATGGAGGGTGAGTGGCACGTCTATCCCCCGGGGGAAAAGTGGCGCGCACCGGCGTTCAAAGCCCGCGCCGTTGTGGGCAACGCTCATGCTGTTGCCGTCGGTTTCGATCTCGCAATGATCGACGTCGTTTCTACTCGCGACGAGGGAGATCTCGTCGACTACCTCGGGCCTGATCCCCTGCGCGACGACTGGGACCCCGCCGAGGCCGCCCGCCGGGTGGTGCGGGACGCGCGACCCATTCATGTGGCTCTGCTCGACCAGCGGAACGTCGCTGGATTCGGCAATGTCTACGCGAACGAGATCTTGTTCGTTCGCGGTGTTCTGCCCGAGACCCCCGCGACGAAGACGGATGCCGCAGCCATTATCGACGTGGGCGCTCGCATGATTCGGGCGAACCGTGGTCGTGCTGTTCGTACGTTCACCGGAGACAGTCGGCGCGGCCAGAACACCTGGGTATACGGGCGGGAGAACCGATCCTGTCGACGGTGCGGAACACGCATCCTTACCGGTGAACTCGGTGCCGATGCCATGAAGAACCGCAACGTGTTCTGGTGCCCGCGCTGCCAGACGTAA